In one Hypanus sabinus isolate sHypSab1 chromosome 11, sHypSab1.hap1, whole genome shotgun sequence genomic region, the following are encoded:
- the tmem53 gene encoding transmembrane protein 53 isoform X2: protein MGDSELEYTIVFPDPTVSDLKEDPVTILLGWAGCQDKHLAKYSYIYKNQGCVVLRYPTPWQEIFFPGIFSKNLHYTARKLLDLLFDIGIEEHPILFHVFSNAGSMLYCRIVELFNQPETKYAKLNVVGAIFDSAPGDKNLLGGIRALNTVLRPSINIFARCFAILIFTLTAFFRVLFYPVTRFISLSFYDALKAEPSRWPQLFLYSKADEIISYKDIERMIKARKLLNIEVQSMDFITSQHVSHFKMFPDKYSSKCISFFKRCIQLHLTDSLRKNLMQ, encoded by the exons ATGGGCGACTCGGAGCTGGAGTACACCATCGTCTTTCCCGATCCCACCGTCTCAG ACCTTAAAGAAGACCCCGTGACAATTCTGTTGGGTTGGGCTGGCTGCCAAGACAAGCATTTAGCAAAATACAGCTATATCTacaaaaatcag GGCTGTGTAGTTCTCAGGTATCCTACTCCATGGCAAGAGATATTTTTCCCTGGAATCTTCAGTAAAAATCTCCATTACACAGCAAGAAAACTACTAGATCTTCTGTTTGACATCGGCATAGAAGAGCATCCGATTTTGTTCCATGTTTTTAGTAATGCTGGCAGCATGCTATATTGCCGGATTGTTGAACTTTTTAACCAACCTGAAACTAAGTATGCGAAGTTAAATGTTGTAGGGGCTATTTTTGATAGTGCACCTGGAGATAAGAACTTACTAGGTGGTATTCGTGCTCTGAATACAGTTTTGAGACCTTCCATCAACATTTTTGCAAGGTGCTTTGCTATTCTTATTTTCACATTGACTGCATTCTTTCGGGTTTTGTTCTATCCAGTCACGCGATTTATTTCCCTGTCGTTCTATGATGCTTTGAAAGCAGAACCTTCAAGATGGCCTCAACTTTTCTTGTATTCAAAAGCAGATGAaataatttcttacaaagatatCGAGAGAATGATCAAAGCTAGAAAGTTGTTAAATATTGAAGTGCAATCTATGGATTTTATCACTTCACAGCATGTAAGCCATTTTAAAATGTTTCCTGATAAGTATTCCAGCAAGTGCATCAGTTTCTTTAAGAGATGCATTCAGCTACATTTGACTGATTCTTTAAGAAAGAATTTAATGCAATGA
- the tmem53 gene encoding transmembrane protein 53 isoform X1: protein MSSRFSAFWIWTWNIRLFFNLKEDPVTILLGWAGCQDKHLAKYSYIYKNQGCVVLRYPTPWQEIFFPGIFSKNLHYTARKLLDLLFDIGIEEHPILFHVFSNAGSMLYCRIVELFNQPETKYAKLNVVGAIFDSAPGDKNLLGGIRALNTVLRPSINIFARCFAILIFTLTAFFRVLFYPVTRFISLSFYDALKAEPSRWPQLFLYSKADEIISYKDIERMIKARKLLNIEVQSMDFITSQHVSHFKMFPDKYSSKCISFFKRCIQLHLTDSLRKNLMQ from the exons ATGTcatccaggttttctgcattttggatatggacttggaatATTAGACTTTTTTTca ACCTTAAAGAAGACCCCGTGACAATTCTGTTGGGTTGGGCTGGCTGCCAAGACAAGCATTTAGCAAAATACAGCTATATCTacaaaaatcag GGCTGTGTAGTTCTCAGGTATCCTACTCCATGGCAAGAGATATTTTTCCCTGGAATCTTCAGTAAAAATCTCCATTACACAGCAAGAAAACTACTAGATCTTCTGTTTGACATCGGCATAGAAGAGCATCCGATTTTGTTCCATGTTTTTAGTAATGCTGGCAGCATGCTATATTGCCGGATTGTTGAACTTTTTAACCAACCTGAAACTAAGTATGCGAAGTTAAATGTTGTAGGGGCTATTTTTGATAGTGCACCTGGAGATAAGAACTTACTAGGTGGTATTCGTGCTCTGAATACAGTTTTGAGACCTTCCATCAACATTTTTGCAAGGTGCTTTGCTATTCTTATTTTCACATTGACTGCATTCTTTCGGGTTTTGTTCTATCCAGTCACGCGATTTATTTCCCTGTCGTTCTATGATGCTTTGAAAGCAGAACCTTCAAGATGGCCTCAACTTTTCTTGTATTCAAAAGCAGATGAaataatttcttacaaagatatCGAGAGAATGATCAAAGCTAGAAAGTTGTTAAATATTGAAGTGCAATCTATGGATTTTATCACTTCACAGCATGTAAGCCATTTTAAAATGTTTCCTGATAAGTATTCCAGCAAGTGCATCAGTTTCTTTAAGAGATGCATTCAGCTACATTTGACTGATTCTTTAAGAAAGAATTTAATGCAATGA
- the tmem53 gene encoding transmembrane protein 53 isoform X3, producing MPRECHPDLKEDPVTILLGWAGCQDKHLAKYSYIYKNQGCVVLRYPTPWQEIFFPGIFSKNLHYTARKLLDLLFDIGIEEHPILFHVFSNAGSMLYCRIVELFNQPETKYAKLNVVGAIFDSAPGDKNLLGGIRALNTVLRPSINIFARCFAILIFTLTAFFRVLFYPVTRFISLSFYDALKAEPSRWPQLFLYSKADEIISYKDIERMIKARKLLNIEVQSMDFITSQHVSHFKMFPDKYSSKCISFFKRCIQLHLTDSLRKNLMQ from the exons ATGCCTAGAGAATGTcatccag ACCTTAAAGAAGACCCCGTGACAATTCTGTTGGGTTGGGCTGGCTGCCAAGACAAGCATTTAGCAAAATACAGCTATATCTacaaaaatcag GGCTGTGTAGTTCTCAGGTATCCTACTCCATGGCAAGAGATATTTTTCCCTGGAATCTTCAGTAAAAATCTCCATTACACAGCAAGAAAACTACTAGATCTTCTGTTTGACATCGGCATAGAAGAGCATCCGATTTTGTTCCATGTTTTTAGTAATGCTGGCAGCATGCTATATTGCCGGATTGTTGAACTTTTTAACCAACCTGAAACTAAGTATGCGAAGTTAAATGTTGTAGGGGCTATTTTTGATAGTGCACCTGGAGATAAGAACTTACTAGGTGGTATTCGTGCTCTGAATACAGTTTTGAGACCTTCCATCAACATTTTTGCAAGGTGCTTTGCTATTCTTATTTTCACATTGACTGCATTCTTTCGGGTTTTGTTCTATCCAGTCACGCGATTTATTTCCCTGTCGTTCTATGATGCTTTGAAAGCAGAACCTTCAAGATGGCCTCAACTTTTCTTGTATTCAAAAGCAGATGAaataatttcttacaaagatatCGAGAGAATGATCAAAGCTAGAAAGTTGTTAAATATTGAAGTGCAATCTATGGATTTTATCACTTCACAGCATGTAAGCCATTTTAAAATGTTTCCTGATAAGTATTCCAGCAAGTGCATCAGTTTCTTTAAGAGATGCATTCAGCTACATTTGACTGATTCTTTAAGAAAGAATTTAATGCAATGA